The Gilliamella apicola genome window below encodes:
- a CDS encoding P-loop NTPase, which produces MTLDENDRLSDVYTSANEIAGKITVIKVLEKEFKHCIPSKEYLELVTYPFPRIYTFNIDDALEKAANTQNVFKFNVRRRNSYIEDFDQLYSTIDYIKLNGDICNPDEGFIFSPTEYGEGSATEPLWYQELARDFTRFVFLFIGTTLNEPLFYHQIQKYKTLTNQQNTKSYLLVPKLSVSQKTSLKSSNIQHIEGNLSDFTSWLKKTFPNGLKSNDILKLTNLHPAIVEFDETNSSDKSLLEDVLVINRTTLDLATKESVKSQIRDFYKGFKPTWRDILDFVPAELQATKKLYANIVDSNNNRLFIITGPAGSGKTTALKQIALKLSESTTNQVYYINEFKNDLDKLISYLDRRNNSKYYLCIERIAENANLISRIIENNLSKFVIFVCAENESIWKSRGIEHFQNCSIFTQDYTQIDNSDVDILLEKLKQYGNWTRLSKMSLKNRRLEIYKRAKKQLLIGLIEATSGEGYDKIIEKEYNNITETSEKYLLLLVSLAAIQRVDASEATLIRAMKELNCSKHVNEICKNMSGILKNSNGFISARHRVFAEKILSNCVGLDLLQNIIIAYIKAFSDYEKPVIKHISSKESAIYKGLVNFKVLKKYLKNNIKLILDIYLMFEKKFELDGLFLLQYALALRSFDQQFDALSKLRIARDAYPESPHIEHAFAQQLLILAEQIVHENSNMALDYLEQAKNILEGLSLLDRSKSDRYPLLTLSVGNIRILHNLGRKKEARDLSKKYYDKIARQFNFQRQYNKKIASTLSFLMSYSVSGNIGSISSLESEFY; this is translated from the coding sequence TTGACACTTGATGAAAATGATAGACTTTCAGATGTATATACTTCAGCTAATGAAATTGCAGGGAAAATTACTGTAATAAAGGTACTAGAAAAAGAATTCAAACATTGTATTCCATCTAAGGAATACTTAGAATTAGTAACTTATCCATTTCCTAGAATTTATACATTTAATATAGATGATGCATTAGAAAAAGCAGCTAACACACAAAATGTTTTTAAGTTTAATGTTAGACGACGTAACAGTTATATTGAGGACTTTGATCAACTTTATTCAACTATCGATTATATTAAACTCAATGGTGATATTTGTAATCCTGATGAAGGATTTATTTTTTCACCCACTGAATATGGTGAAGGTTCGGCAACAGAGCCTTTATGGTATCAAGAATTAGCGCGAGATTTTACTAGATTTGTTTTTTTGTTTATTGGAACTACTTTAAATGAACCATTATTTTATCATCAGATACAAAAATATAAAACTTTGACTAATCAACAAAACACTAAAAGTTATTTACTCGTTCCGAAACTATCAGTTTCACAAAAAACAAGTTTAAAAAGTTCAAATATTCAACATATTGAAGGAAATTTATCGGATTTTACTTCTTGGCTTAAGAAAACATTCCCTAATGGATTAAAATCAAATGATATATTGAAACTAACAAATTTACATCCTGCAATAGTAGAGTTTGATGAAACTAACAGTTCAGATAAATCTCTTTTAGAGGATGTATTGGTTATAAATAGAACAACTCTTGATTTAGCTACAAAAGAATCCGTTAAATCACAAATCCGAGATTTTTATAAGGGATTCAAGCCTACATGGCGAGATATTCTCGATTTTGTTCCTGCAGAATTACAAGCAACTAAAAAATTATATGCAAATATCGTTGATAGTAATAACAATAGATTATTTATTATTACAGGGCCCGCAGGCTCGGGTAAGACTACAGCTTTAAAACAAATAGCTTTAAAATTATCAGAATCAACAACTAATCAAGTGTATTATATAAATGAATTTAAGAATGATTTAGATAAATTAATTTCTTATTTAGACAGAAGAAATAATAGTAAATACTATCTTTGTATTGAGCGAATAGCCGAAAACGCAAACCTTATATCTCGAATTATTGAAAATAATTTATCAAAGTTTGTTATTTTTGTATGTGCAGAAAATGAAAGTATATGGAAAAGTAGGGGGATTGAGCATTTTCAAAATTGTTCTATTTTCACTCAAGATTACACACAAATTGATAATTCAGATGTTGATATTCTACTTGAAAAACTAAAACAATATGGTAATTGGACGAGATTAAGTAAAATGTCCCTAAAAAACCGACGTCTTGAGATATATAAAAGGGCAAAAAAACAATTGTTAATTGGATTAATTGAGGCTACTTCTGGAGAAGGCTATGATAAAATCATAGAAAAAGAGTACAATAATATAACAGAAACATCAGAAAAATATTTATTACTTTTAGTTTCATTAGCTGCTATCCAAAGAGTAGATGCGTCTGAAGCGACCCTAATTAGGGCTATGAAAGAACTCAATTGTTCAAAACATGTAAACGAAATATGCAAAAACATGTCTGGCATATTAAAAAATAGTAATGGTTTTATTTCTGCAAGGCATAGGGTTTTTGCTGAAAAAATACTATCAAATTGTGTTGGCTTGGATTTATTACAAAATATAATTATTGCTTATATAAAAGCTTTTTCTGATTATGAAAAACCAGTAATTAAACATATTTCATCTAAAGAAAGTGCTATATACAAAGGACTAGTTAATTTTAAAGTATTAAAAAAATATCTTAAAAATAATATAAAATTAATTCTTGACATATATTTGATGTTTGAAAAGAAATTTGAACTTGATGGATTATTTTTACTTCAATATGCATTAGCCTTAAGATCCTTTGATCAACAATTTGATGCTTTATCAAAACTACGTATAGCACGAGACGCATATCCAGAGTCACCTCACATAGAGCACGCTTTTGCACAACAATTATTAATTCTTGCTGAACAAATTGTCCATGAAAATTCAAACATGGCATTAGATTATCTAGAACAAGCAAAAAATATTTTAGAAGGTTTATCATTATTAGATAGAAGTAAAAGTGATAGATATCCACTATTAACATTATCTGTTGGTAATATCAGAATACTTCATAATCTAGGACGAAAAAAAGAAGCAAGAGACTTATCTAAAAAATATTATGATAAAATTGCCCGACAATTTAATTTTCAAAGACAATATAATAAGAAAATTGCAAGCACATTATCTTTTTTAATGAGTTATTCTGTAAGTGGAAATATCGGAAGTATTAGCTCTTTAGAATCTGAGTTTTATTAA
- a CDS encoding GFA family protein: MITGNCLCGEVVYQVNSDIKTIVFCHCSRCRKQTGTAFNASAIIKKTDLTFIKGESNIKIYASNGVNRHFCSNCGSHIFSVRENDSNTYRLRIGLINEPIMTEDRIHVYTDSKANWDNICDGYTQYPDAINSSDFIPNNS, encoded by the coding sequence ATGATAACAGGCAATTGTTTATGTGGAGAAGTTGTTTATCAGGTAAATAGTGATATTAAAACTATTGTGTTTTGTCATTGCTCAAGATGTCGTAAGCAAACTGGAACAGCATTTAATGCATCTGCAATAATAAAAAAAACAGATTTAACTTTTATTAAAGGTGAATCAAATATAAAAATTTATGCCAGTAATGGCGTTAATCGCCATTTTTGTTCAAATTGTGGATCGCATATTTTTTCAGTTCGAGAAAATGATAGTAATACTTACCGTTTACGTATCGGACTTATTAATGAACCAATTATGACAGAAGATCGTATACACGTTTATACCGATTCAAAAGCAAACTGGGATAATATTTGTGATGGATATACTCAATACCCTGACGCCATAAACTCGTCTGATTTTATCCCTAATAACAGTTAG